Proteins from one Thermococcus sp. M36 genomic window:
- a CDS encoding diacylglycerol/polyprenol kinase family protein yields the protein MSMRGEIKRKSLHLTGLLVPGLYILFGKDVVLTMVGLAFFLFVILEPFRIIEELRDDIKRRLKIYVDDEVIERVEVLERHLDEITRSHERYRVAAHIYFTAASFVVVYFFPPEIAVGAITVATVGDALAAIIGKSFGRHRFSNGKSLEGSTAYFASGFLILLPLVGPVLAVLGSLIGTLVELYGLPPGKQPEDQLDDNFSNQLAVALALYVFGLIL from the coding sequence GTGAGCATGCGGGGAGAGATTAAGCGCAAGTCCCTTCACCTTACCGGTCTGCTGGTTCCCGGGCTGTACATCCTCTTCGGAAAGGACGTTGTTCTGACAATGGTCGGCCTTGCATTCTTTCTTTTCGTGATCCTTGAACCGTTCCGGATAATAGAGGAGCTCAGGGACGATATAAAAAGGAGGCTCAAAATATACGTGGACGATGAGGTTATTGAGAGGGTGGAGGTTCTTGAGAGGCACCTAGATGAGATAACCCGGAGCCATGAGAGGTACCGGGTGGCGGCCCACATATACTTCACCGCAGCCTCGTTTGTGGTTGTCTACTTCTTCCCCCCAGAAATAGCTGTTGGGGCCATAACCGTCGCAACCGTTGGCGATGCCCTCGCCGCTATAATCGGGAAGTCCTTCGGGAGACACAGGTTCTCCAACGGCAAAAGCCTTGAGGGCAGCACTGCGTACTTTGCTTCCGGTTTTCTGATACTCCTGCCCCTCGTGGGCCCCGTCCTTGCCGTTCTGGGTTCCCTTATCGGGACGCTGGTGGAGCTTTACGGCCTCCCTCCCGGAAAGCAGCCCGAGGATCAGCTGGACGACAACTTCTCAAACCAGCTGGCGGTGGCACTGGCCCTTTACGTCTTCGGCTTGATATTATAA
- a CDS encoding cation:proton antiporter translates to MDFLAALAILLVTAKSIEWLFERAGIHPIIAHVLTGILLGPFILGIIEPTEQLGVLAEFGLIMMMLYMGLTSNFSAIAQNTKKAVVVAALGVAFSFILGFLTVVSFGKGITAAIFIGITLGNTAIEVTSGVLVKERVKREVSSILMGAAFADDIMAVYLIGIITALADGGLNVLSFGMLTLKIFAFIAATLLVSEFVFKRSRWFYAVVRNLNVFFTFTLILTFTLAIIAEWVGLNQIIGAYLAGLTISRLRERKDPLVVTRIKLNELIEDLQVVLTEFFIPLFFIYVGLMFNPPLRDISLALIALLYTSAVLGKLLGCGLGSRLFGLGWTDSILVGIGMGGRGSLELAILTFGLNAGLIDQALFASVIAVSMLTALTTPLFFKTYIKRAKA, encoded by the coding sequence GTGGACTTTCTTGCGGCGCTGGCGATTCTCCTCGTGACCGCAAAGAGCATCGAGTGGCTCTTCGAGAGGGCCGGGATACACCCCATAATAGCCCACGTCCTGACTGGGATCCTTCTGGGACCTTTCATTCTGGGGATCATTGAGCCGACGGAACAGCTTGGTGTTCTGGCCGAGTTCGGGCTCATAATGATGATGCTCTACATGGGACTGACCAGCAACTTTTCGGCGATAGCCCAGAACACCAAGAAGGCGGTGGTCGTTGCCGCACTCGGAGTTGCTTTTTCCTTCATCCTGGGTTTTCTGACGGTCGTGTCTTTTGGAAAGGGGATCACCGCGGCCATATTCATCGGGATCACCTTGGGCAACACCGCAATTGAAGTCACCAGCGGCGTCCTCGTCAAGGAGAGGGTGAAGCGCGAGGTCTCGTCAATACTGATGGGGGCCGCCTTTGCGGACGACATAATGGCCGTGTACCTCATAGGCATCATAACGGCCCTGGCAGACGGGGGCCTCAACGTCCTCTCCTTCGGGATGCTCACCCTCAAGATATTCGCATTCATCGCCGCTACGCTCCTCGTCTCGGAGTTCGTCTTCAAGAGATCCCGGTGGTTCTACGCAGTGGTGAGAAACCTCAACGTCTTCTTCACCTTCACCCTCATACTTACGTTTACCCTCGCGATAATAGCCGAATGGGTCGGACTTAACCAGATTATAGGGGCATATCTGGCGGGCCTGACCATTAGCAGGCTCCGTGAGAGGAAGGACCCGCTCGTCGTGACAAGAATAAAGCTCAACGAGCTCATCGAAGACCTGCAGGTGGTTCTAACGGAGTTCTTCATACCGCTGTTCTTTATCTACGTGGGACTGATGTTCAACCCTCCCCTCCGGGACATCAGCCTGGCCCTAATAGCGCTCCTCTATACCTCCGCGGTTCTTGGAAAGCTCCTCGGGTGCGGACTGGGGAGCAGGCTTTTCGGGCTGGGATGGACTGACTCCATCCTCGTCGGCATAGGTATGGGGGGTAGGGGGAGCCTTGAGCTGGCCATACTGACCTTCGGGCTGAACGCCGGCCTGATAGACCAGGCCCTCTTTGCCAGCGTCATAGCGGTTTCAATGCTGACGGCTCTGACAACGCCCCTGTTCTTTAAGACGTACATCAAAAGGGCAAAAGCTTAA
- the mfnA gene encoding tyrosine decarboxylase MfnA yields MFPRKGASEEEVLEELERKTSRDLTFDSGRILGSMCTYPHPFAVRVVQTYIDRNLGDPGLHVGSQRIEGEAIEMLSSLLGLKKGYGHIVSGGTEANILAVRAFRNLADVEKPELILPESAHFSFIKASEMLRVKLVWAKLKEDHSVDVKDVEAKITDNTIGIVGIAGTTGLGVVDDIPALSDLALDYGLPLHVDAAFGGFVIPFAKELGYEIPDFDFRLKGVQSITIDPHKMGMVPIPAGGIIFREKKFLEAISVPAPYLAGGKVWQATITGTRPGASALAVWAMIKHLGFDGYKDVVRKAMELSRWFAAELKKIPGVYLIREPVLNIVSFGTENLEEVEEELKRRGWGISAHRGYIRIVMMPHVKREHLEEFLRDLREAIGHAIP; encoded by the coding sequence ATGTTTCCGCGGAAAGGAGCGAGCGAGGAAGAAGTTCTGGAGGAGCTAGAAAGAAAAACTTCAAGAGATTTGACCTTTGACTCCGGCAGGATACTCGGCTCGATGTGCACCTACCCGCATCCCTTCGCGGTTAGGGTCGTCCAGACGTACATAGACCGGAACCTCGGGGATCCAGGCCTTCACGTGGGGAGCCAGAGAATCGAGGGAGAGGCCATTGAAATGCTCTCCTCACTTCTAGGACTCAAAAAGGGCTACGGGCACATCGTTTCCGGAGGAACCGAGGCGAACATTTTGGCCGTTAGGGCCTTCAGGAACCTTGCGGATGTAGAAAAACCCGAGCTCATCCTCCCCGAGAGCGCGCACTTCTCCTTCATCAAGGCGAGCGAGATGTTGAGGGTCAAACTCGTCTGGGCAAAGCTGAAGGAAGACCACTCGGTCGATGTAAAGGACGTCGAGGCCAAGATCACGGACAACACCATAGGAATCGTCGGCATCGCCGGAACCACCGGGCTGGGCGTCGTCGACGACATTCCCGCGCTGAGCGATTTGGCCCTCGACTATGGCCTCCCGCTCCACGTTGATGCGGCCTTCGGCGGCTTCGTGATACCCTTCGCGAAGGAACTTGGCTACGAGATTCCGGACTTCGACTTCAGGCTTAAAGGCGTCCAGAGCATAACCATAGACCCCCACAAGATGGGCATGGTGCCCATTCCGGCCGGGGGAATAATATTCAGAGAAAAGAAATTCCTTGAGGCGATAAGCGTCCCCGCCCCCTACCTGGCCGGCGGAAAGGTGTGGCAGGCGACGATAACCGGAACCAGACCGGGTGCAAGTGCCCTGGCCGTATGGGCGATGATAAAACACCTGGGCTTTGATGGCTACAAGGATGTCGTGAGGAAGGCGATGGAGCTGAGCAGGTGGTTCGCAGCCGAGTTGAAAAAAATCCCCGGGGTATACCTCATCCGCGAACCTGTGCTCAACATAGTATCGTTCGGGACGGAGAACCTCGAAGAGGTGGAAGAAGAGCTGAAAAGGAGGGGGTGGGGGATAAGCGCCCACAGGGGATACATAAGGATAGTCATGATGCCCCACGTGAAAAGGGAGCACCTGGAGGAGTTCCTGAGGGATTTGAGGGAGGCCATTGGACACGCTATTCCGTGA
- a CDS encoding flippase, whose translation MGESLKLRLIKNAGWLFGAEVVSKILAYGIIVLLSRTLGPEGLGQYSFIFYYVGLLGIFSDLGVGYYFMREVARDRNRLDELLPDVLGFKIVLAVINFLIIVGLTVFLPKPEWMKLLIILAGAEAMLTWISLIFVRVMYAHEVTKYEAIARIVERLWAFFIGGTVLYLHPSLSLFVVTLLGGYAIREILRIRWGTIFTGEIKVKFKPATWRELLKKSYPFWLIGLFTLIYYRTDMVMLSLLRDDYETGIYRAAYMWIQVAMLVPNVVVPTTLPSMARLWKDDKKTLEILFRKSFQMLGLVGIVGAIGYYFLAEYGVLLVFGEKFASSIPVLKILSFALPFMFLNSLFGSFLNATGKELTFTKITGFTAILNVVLNYFLILHYGAVGAAVATVVSQGVGSLVNGFLLMNSH comes from the coding sequence ATGGGGGAGAGCCTGAAGCTGAGACTCATCAAAAACGCGGGCTGGCTGTTCGGGGCAGAGGTAGTTTCAAAGATACTGGCGTACGGTATAATAGTCCTCCTGAGCAGAACCCTTGGACCGGAGGGCCTTGGACAGTACTCGTTTATATTCTACTACGTCGGTCTCTTGGGGATATTCTCCGATTTGGGTGTCGGGTATTATTTTATGAGAGAAGTTGCAAGAGATAGGAACCGGCTGGATGAACTCCTCCCCGATGTCCTCGGCTTCAAGATAGTTCTGGCAGTGATCAATTTCCTTATAATCGTCGGGCTCACTGTTTTCCTCCCGAAGCCGGAATGGATGAAGCTCCTGATAATCCTGGCTGGAGCCGAGGCGATGCTGACGTGGATCTCTCTGATTTTTGTCAGAGTTATGTATGCCCACGAAGTCACGAAGTATGAGGCAATTGCAAGGATCGTAGAAAGACTTTGGGCATTTTTTATTGGGGGTACTGTCCTTTATCTGCATCCATCATTGTCATTGTTTGTCGTCACTCTCCTTGGTGGTTATGCCATCAGGGAAATACTTAGAATAAGATGGGGAACTATATTCACAGGAGAAATTAAAGTAAAATTCAAACCAGCGACATGGAGGGAACTACTTAAAAAATCCTATCCGTTCTGGCTCATCGGTCTTTTTACGCTGATCTATTACCGCACAGACATGGTCATGCTGAGCCTGCTAAGGGATGATTATGAAACGGGAATTTACAGAGCTGCATACATGTGGATCCAGGTTGCTATGCTAGTTCCAAATGTGGTGGTACCTACCACGTTGCCATCTATGGCACGGCTGTGGAAAGATGACAAAAAAACTCTGGAAATCCTCTTCAGAAAAAGTTTCCAGATGCTGGGTCTCGTGGGAATTGTTGGAGCCATTGGATACTACTTTCTCGCTGAATATGGGGTACTATTGGTATTTGGGGAAAAATTCGCCTCCAGTATCCCAGTTCTTAAAATCCTATCCTTTGCGTTGCCATTCATGTTTCTCAACTCACTATTTGGCAGCTTTCTGAACGCCACCGGAAAGGAGCTGACATTCACGAAGATAACTGGCTTCACCGCCATTCTGAACGTGGTTCTGAACTATTTCCTAATTCTGCACTATGGCGCAGTCGGTGCAGCGGTGGCGACGGTAGTAAGTCAGGGAGTTGGGAGTTTAGTTAATGGATTTTTACTAATGAACTCCCACTAG
- a CDS encoding cation diffusion facilitator family transporter yields MEEVYRPIWVSIVGNVVLSLIKVIVGFMYSSIALISDGVHSLSDVITSVIGYAGIRISSKPPDRSHPFGHSRFEPLVAFLIGEALLIVAYEIGRDALYRILHGGTIQVNSIMLGVTVLSILSKEVMFQYSVHVGKKLNSQILIADAYHHRSDALSSVAVLVGLVAQRFGFGYGDSLAGLVVALFLVKVSFDIILRNLGYLTGQAPPFEVCEKIKKTALDVPNVLGVHDLRAHYVGNRLHVELHIEVPPELNLKEAHDISEEVKKRIEGLPEVDVAFVHVDIKGVTE; encoded by the coding sequence ATGGAGGAAGTTTACAGGCCTATCTGGGTCAGCATAGTCGGGAACGTGGTGCTCTCGCTCATCAAGGTTATCGTGGGCTTTATGTACTCCAGTATAGCCCTCATATCCGACGGAGTCCACTCCCTGAGCGACGTCATAACAAGCGTCATAGGCTACGCCGGGATACGGATATCATCCAAACCGCCGGACAGGAGCCACCCCTTTGGCCACTCCCGTTTCGAGCCTCTGGTGGCGTTCTTAATCGGCGAGGCGCTCCTCATAGTTGCCTACGAGATAGGAAGGGACGCCCTCTACCGTATCCTCCACGGGGGTACTATCCAGGTCAACTCCATAATGCTGGGCGTCACGGTTCTGTCCATCCTCTCCAAGGAGGTCATGTTCCAGTACTCCGTCCACGTCGGAAAAAAGCTCAACAGCCAGATACTCATAGCGGACGCCTACCACCACAGGAGCGACGCGCTGAGCAGTGTGGCCGTTCTCGTGGGGCTTGTCGCCCAGAGGTTTGGGTTTGGTTACGGCGACTCCTTGGCGGGCCTTGTTGTGGCCCTATTTCTTGTGAAGGTCTCCTTTGATATAATCCTGAGGAACCTCGGCTACCTAACCGGCCAGGCCCCACCCTTTGAGGTGTGTGAGAAGATAAAGAAGACCGCCTTGGACGTCCCCAACGTCCTCGGCGTCCACGACCTGAGGGCCCACTACGTCGGGAACAGGCTTCACGTGGAGCTCCACATCGAGGTTCCACCGGAACTCAATCTGAAAGAGGCCCATGACATCAGTGAGGAGGTGAAGAAGCGCATAGAGGGGCTGCCCGAAGTGGACGTTGCCTTTGTCCACGTGGACATAAAAGGGGTCACGGAATAG
- a CDS encoding CARDB domain-containing protein — protein MKKTTAVVFISVLLLGLVPLPNFVSAMYGTKIIDGSLDDWTGADLLAVGMDNGQAGANLDKMYVSWDDQYLYIAIKTNNTQSWDVAYGIGIDIDPGTGNGYVSGGDSWGRSVEFSNGFAPDYEIYFWWGWDSGMGTDNFNTWTGSGWNYNSISSVGGSFAYTGDTSTGLQTVEIKIPWSALGGKPEKVAIMAWVTGGSGSAVDSLPVDPAIDYTNIGGEWGDTDTFTNMAVIYVAPKTIDGNLSDWSDADLLVTGRDNGQAGANLDKMYVSWDDQYLYIAIKTNNTGSWDVAYGIGIDVDPGTGNGYTSGGDSWGRNVEFSNGFAVDYELYFWWGWDSGMGTDNFNTWTGSGWNYGSLADVGAKFAYTGDTSIGLQTLEIAIPWSALGGKRSRFAVMTWITGSGGSAVDSLPVDPAIDYTNIGGEWGDTDTFTNMLVGEWFLMADLTVGVSGPGVVGLNREGVYNVTVRNEGSLPAQNASVRVYLNGTIIANWTADLGPGESKWFTFTWTPNATGTYEIRAVVDEENTIPEASETNNEFAMNVQVVWVGRIDIDGKPDDWPEVALGPNAFTVDGGFFMLEDAVNDQRHDKDQYLPGQSSSHADIREIGVTKDDRYVYFLFKFVNMSNIKIGDNGATFIAVPIDYKDGGANWFAGEMDTKTSIEWDIQMAINLGGSQYRGETTAVTTAGSGVTSLLYFVDPDGNIVQVSDALVGVDLSENTIEVRVPLGLFEGASGFRFQVATGFSYGQAVWNFGDDFNNDAISDIVDTLTTENSTSAELADNIPDYYVELTFDGAVEKAKFVSAKVERMMEAQNNFIKIVKYSIAPMVEKEYGRASELLKELEKYGVSEDVRMEYRSRMESAYRRYLDGMNMLGTHNYKIIGSMMVYTAYHELKKVSKEMNETIEKIISGELEKQKQMEELAKNLTKTIDGNLDDWDVEPIAVDEEGYGQDGANLKALYVDYDDQFLYIAITTENRASWRVSYGIALDYKDGGYTTGTDAWGRKVSFDRGVDAQLYFFWNGEFFGDPGTSTITSAQIALWDGNAWNMEDLKWVGFYAYTGGSTDGLQTLEIAIPWKALGGKPKEIGIVAYVTGQGAGDSAVDSLPLQDAVMDTDPGQEWGDTDTFTEFATVTIE, from the coding sequence GTGAAGAAAACGACCGCGGTTGTGTTTATATCGGTTCTGCTGCTTGGTTTAGTGCCCCTTCCGAACTTCGTCAGTGCAATGTACGGCACTAAAATAATCGACGGAAGCCTGGACGACTGGACCGGCGCCGACCTCCTGGCGGTTGGGATGGACAACGGTCAGGCCGGGGCGAATCTCGACAAGATGTACGTCTCCTGGGACGACCAGTACCTGTACATAGCGATAAAGACCAACAACACCCAGAGCTGGGACGTTGCCTACGGAATAGGAATAGACATCGACCCGGGAACCGGCAACGGTTACGTTTCCGGTGGAGACTCCTGGGGAAGAAGCGTCGAGTTCTCGAACGGCTTTGCCCCCGACTATGAGATTTACTTCTGGTGGGGCTGGGACAGCGGAATGGGAACCGACAACTTCAACACCTGGACCGGTAGTGGATGGAACTACAACAGCATCTCCAGCGTCGGCGGGAGCTTCGCCTACACCGGAGACACCTCGACCGGACTCCAGACGGTCGAGATAAAGATACCGTGGAGTGCCCTGGGAGGAAAGCCGGAGAAGGTAGCCATAATGGCATGGGTCACCGGAGGTAGTGGCTCTGCAGTGGACAGCCTCCCCGTTGACCCCGCAATAGACTACACCAACATAGGCGGAGAATGGGGAGACACCGACACCTTCACCAACATGGCGGTCATCTACGTCGCCCCCAAGACCATAGATGGGAACCTGAGCGACTGGAGCGATGCCGACCTTCTGGTGACCGGAAGGGACAATGGCCAGGCCGGGGCGAATCTCGACAAGATGTACGTCTCCTGGGACGACCAGTACCTGTACATAGCGATAAAGACCAACAACACCGGTAGCTGGGACGTCGCTTATGGAATAGGTATAGACGTCGATCCAGGAACCGGCAACGGGTACACGAGCGGGGGGGACTCCTGGGGCAGGAACGTTGAATTCTCCAACGGATTCGCTGTTGATTACGAGCTCTACTTCTGGTGGGGCTGGGACAGCGGAATGGGAACCGACAACTTCAACACCTGGACTGGAAGCGGCTGGAACTACGGAAGCCTGGCCGACGTTGGGGCCAAGTTTGCCTACACCGGAGACACCTCGATCGGACTCCAGACCCTGGAGATAGCGATTCCCTGGAGCGCCCTTGGAGGCAAGCGCTCTAGGTTCGCCGTTATGACCTGGATAACGGGAAGCGGTGGCTCTGCAGTGGACAGCCTCCCCGTTGACCCCGCAATAGACTACACCAACATAGGCGGAGAATGGGGAGACACCGACACCTTCACCAACATGCTCGTCGGCGAGTGGTTCCTGATGGCGGACCTGACTGTCGGCGTGAGCGGACCGGGCGTCGTCGGCCTCAATAGAGAAGGGGTTTACAACGTCACCGTCAGGAACGAGGGCTCCCTGCCGGCCCAGAACGCGAGCGTTAGGGTCTACCTCAACGGAACCATCATCGCCAACTGGACGGCTGACCTCGGGCCGGGCGAGAGCAAGTGGTTCACCTTCACATGGACTCCCAACGCGACCGGAACCTACGAGATAAGGGCCGTCGTCGACGAGGAAAACACCATCCCAGAGGCCAGCGAGACTAACAACGAGTTCGCTATGAACGTCCAGGTCGTCTGGGTCGGAAGGATAGATATAGACGGGAAACCCGACGACTGGCCAGAGGTGGCCCTTGGGCCCAACGCGTTCACAGTTGACGGCGGGTTCTTTATGCTGGAGGACGCGGTGAACGACCAGAGGCACGACAAGGATCAGTACCTCCCGGGCCAGAGCTCCTCCCACGCGGACATAAGGGAGATAGGTGTGACCAAGGACGACCGCTACGTGTACTTCCTCTTCAAGTTCGTCAATATGAGCAACATAAAGATAGGCGACAACGGAGCGACTTTCATAGCGGTTCCGATAGACTACAAGGACGGTGGCGCCAACTGGTTCGCAGGTGAGATGGACACGAAGACCTCCATCGAGTGGGACATCCAGATGGCCATAAACCTCGGCGGAAGCCAGTACAGGGGCGAGACCACGGCCGTCACCACCGCGGGGAGCGGGGTCACTTCCCTCCTGTACTTCGTCGACCCCGACGGGAACATCGTCCAGGTCAGCGACGCCCTCGTTGGAGTGGACCTTTCAGAGAACACCATCGAGGTAAGGGTTCCGCTGGGGCTCTTTGAAGGGGCCAGCGGCTTCAGGTTCCAGGTCGCCACGGGCTTCAGTTACGGGCAGGCCGTATGGAACTTCGGGGACGACTTCAACAACGACGCCATAAGCGATATAGTGGACACACTAACCACCGAGAACAGCACCTCCGCAGAGCTGGCCGACAACATCCCCGACTACTACGTGGAGCTTACCTTCGACGGCGCCGTCGAGAAGGCGAAGTTCGTGAGTGCCAAAGTTGAAAGAATGATGGAGGCACAGAACAACTTCATCAAGATAGTAAAGTATTCCATAGCCCCGATGGTCGAGAAAGAGTACGGCAGGGCCTCGGAGCTCCTCAAGGAGCTGGAAAAATACGGCGTCTCTGAAGACGTCCGGATGGAGTACAGGAGCAGGATGGAGAGCGCATACAGGCGGTACCTGGACGGCATGAACATGCTGGGCACCCACAACTACAAGATAATTGGATCAATGATGGTCTACACGGCATACCACGAGCTCAAAAAGGTCTCAAAGGAAATGAACGAGACGATAGAAAAGATCATCAGCGGTGAGCTTGAGAAGCAGAAGCAGATGGAGGAGCTCGCAAAGAACCTCACCAAGACAATTGACGGGAACCTCGACGACTGGGACGTTGAGCCGATAGCCGTTGATGAGGAAGGCTACGGACAGGACGGTGCAAACCTCAAGGCCCTCTACGTTGACTACGACGACCAGTTCCTCTACATAGCCATAACCACAGAGAACAGGGCCTCATGGAGGGTCTCCTACGGCATAGCCCTCGACTACAAAGACGGGGGCTACACTACCGGCACCGACGCATGGGGAAGAAAGGTGAGCTTTGACAGGGGCGTCGATGCACAGCTCTACTTCTTCTGGAACGGGGAGTTCTTCGGAGACCCCGGAACGAGCACCATAACGAGCGCTCAGATCGCCCTCTGGGACGGAAACGCCTGGAACATGGAGGACCTCAAGTGGGTCGGCTTCTACGCCTACACGGGAGGCTCAACTGACGGCCTGCAGACCCTTGAGATAGCAATCCCGTGGAAGGCCCTCGGCGGAAAGCCGAAGGAGATAGGCATAGTAGCGTACGTGACCGGCCAGGGCGCCGGCGACTCAGCGGTTGACTCACTGCCGCTCCAGGATGCCGTCATGGACACCGACCCAGGACAGGAATGGGGCGACACCGATACCTTTACGGAGTTCGCGACGGTCACCATAGAGTGA
- a CDS encoding HAD family hydrolase, with translation MLVLVDLDDTLCNTWEAGKYTILRLIPHLIRKRRFRAFLYILTARYRELEQSREFHMMDLDKIVERLLRKIYVGISSEELDEIQELVDRVFFSNLKLFPDAVPFLEGLRGMGARIVLVTDSSTRWQRKKLEYLGIKDYFDALIISGETGHSKLDPHNFRLARRLFPHEDEVYMVGDRDDTDMRGGKDVGAVTILVRRGYFKGRRSKYADYVVGDLMEALEVIRREHAGRD, from the coding sequence ATGCTCGTGCTTGTTGACCTCGACGATACCCTCTGCAACACGTGGGAAGCCGGGAAGTACACCATACTGCGCCTCATTCCACACCTCATCCGGAAAAGGCGGTTCCGCGCGTTCCTTTACATACTCACGGCCAGATATCGCGAGCTCGAACAGTCCCGCGAGTTCCACATGATGGATCTCGATAAAATCGTTGAGAGGCTTCTCCGGAAGATATACGTCGGCATCTCGTCGGAGGAGCTCGACGAGATCCAGGAGCTCGTGGACAGGGTCTTTTTTTCGAACCTGAAGCTGTTCCCGGACGCGGTTCCTTTTCTTGAGGGGCTCAGAGGGATGGGTGCCCGGATAGTGCTCGTAACTGACTCCTCGACCAGATGGCAAAGAAAGAAGCTCGAGTACCTGGGGATAAAGGACTACTTCGACGCCCTTATCATAAGCGGCGAGACGGGACACAGCAAGCTTGACCCCCACAACTTCCGTCTGGCGAGGCGCCTATTTCCCCATGAGGACGAGGTTTACATGGTCGGCGACAGGGATGACACTGACATGAGGGGTGGGAAGGATGTGGGGGCAGTCACGATACTCGTCAGGAGGGGTTATTTTAAGGGGCGGCGGTCGAAGTATGCGGACTACGTCGTTGGAGATCTCATGGAGGCCCTAGAGGTGATAAGGCGTGAGCATGCGGGGAGAGATTAA
- a CDS encoding DUF131 domain-containing protein: MDGKTLILAGMALIMTGFLLVFIGTIVSAIGSGEADVEGGGVVMIGPIPIIFGTSSRAAGIATVLAIVLTILWIAAALLSRRG, translated from the coding sequence ATGGACGGGAAAACTCTCATATTGGCCGGAATGGCCCTTATAATGACGGGGTTCCTCCTAGTGTTTATCGGAACCATAGTCTCTGCCATAGGAAGCGGGGAAGCAGATGTGGAAGGCGGCGGGGTTGTTATGATAGGCCCCATCCCCATAATCTTCGGAACCAGTTCTAGGGCCGCGGGAATCGCCACGGTGCTGGCTATAGTGCTAACGATACTCTGGATAGCGGCTGCGCTACTCAGCAGGAGGGGATGA